Proteins encoded by one window of Ignavibacteriota bacterium:
- a CDS encoding nucleoid-associated protein translates to MINFYDLEFKRVVLHQIVAKSDGMEHATVVPDENLFELSEDVENVIKERLAKSASKVTKAFEPEILDYHGGTFFGFCETLKEKGNSNFLATSVDIAMLLARAQTKNNIPGGSFIFIEAISKSFKTCYIAIKAEWNTALRYEIHNRQSQIKLLDDIFLDSSSKNFKVGAIFEKDESGFEVPYPNSLFGAYFYDEQFTIDSKPAEYFYQDFLGFTLESLPKIQSMKFYNNTDNYIRTFVESHDEKDNLLLALKQEFLSNEEPNISPMEFAEMYFHEPDMKDTYLNEVASYLPKTITKDPLLIKSKLDKKKIEFPNNIALSGPQKTFDFSVQIINSKDEIDDINFEDDVTILKIKGKPYRK, encoded by the coding sequence ATGATAAACTTTTATGATTTGGAATTCAAACGTGTTGTATTACATCAAATAGTTGCAAAATCTGACGGAATGGAACATGCTACAGTTGTGCCTGACGAAAATCTTTTTGAATTAAGTGAAGATGTCGAAAATGTAATAAAAGAGAGATTGGCAAAATCTGCATCGAAGGTAACAAAAGCATTCGAGCCTGAGATATTGGACTATCACGGTGGAACTTTTTTTGGCTTTTGTGAAACTCTCAAAGAAAAAGGAAACAGCAATTTCCTTGCAACATCAGTTGATATTGCTATGCTTCTTGCAAGAGCACAGACAAAGAACAATATCCCAGGCGGCTCTTTTATATTTATTGAAGCAATATCAAAATCTTTCAAAACCTGCTATATTGCTATAAAGGCTGAATGGAATACCGCTCTGAGATACGAAATCCATAATCGTCAATCCCAAATTAAACTTCTTGATGATATTTTTCTGGATTCATCTTCAAAGAATTTCAAGGTCGGTGCAATTTTTGAAAAAGACGAGAGTGGATTTGAAGTGCCGTATCCAAACAGCCTTTTCGGGGCATATTTCTATGATGAGCAGTTTACAATTGACTCCAAACCTGCAGAGTATTTTTATCAGGATTTTCTTGGTTTTACACTTGAATCGTTGCCAAAAATTCAATCTATGAAATTCTATAATAATACTGATAATTATATCCGCACTTTTGTCGAATCACACGATGAAAAAGACAATTTGCTTCTGGCGCTAAAACAGGAATTTTTAAGCAATGAAGAGCCAAACATATCGCCTATGGAATTTGCTGAAATGTATTTTCACGAGCCGGATATGAAAGATACTTATCTAAATGAAGTAGCTTCATATCTTCCAAAAACGATAACCAAAGACCCTTTATTGATAAAAAGCAAGCTCGATAAAAAGAAGATTGAATTTCCTAATAACATTGCTCTAAGCGGACCTCAGAAAACATTTGATTTCAGTGTTCAGATTATAAATTCCAAAGATGAGATAGATGATATTAACTTTGAAGATGATGTAACAATATTGAAAATTAAGGGCAAGCCATACCGGAAATAA